Sequence from the Enhydrobacter sp. genome:
GGGTCCGACGCCGCACTCCGCGCACAGGCCGGGTTGCGCGGCGAATTGCCGTCCGTGCCGGCCGATGCCAAGGGCGGCGGAAAGCGATAGAGTTCACCAACAGAAACAACGCGTCCCTCGATGTACCGCCTCCTCGCTACTCTCGTATTCGCCGTCGGCGCCCTGCCGGCCGCCGCTCAGACCCAACCCGCCTCGCCGCCTTCGAACTTCTATCCGTCGCCGCCGACCGCGCGGGCCCCGACCGTGGAGCAGGGCGTGCCGATCGGCGATCTCAAGTCGCCCCTGGCCGATGGGCAGTCCACGCCGAAGCGCACGACCGTCGATTCCGAGGCCGAGGTGCAATTGCTGGGTGGCGGTCTCAAGCTGAAGTGGGGCCGCCATGCCAAGGGTGCGAAGCCGGCCGACATCGCCTTCGTGCGGCAGGGTGGCCTGTGGACCATGACGGGCCGCATCGCTGCGGGCGACGATTGGCTGAGCATCGACGGGGTGGTCGAGCGCATCGCGGCGAAAAGCCTCCAGGTCAAGGGCGAGGTCGCCTTTCGGGTAGCCGGTGTCGAGAAGGGCAATCCGTGCAGGATCTCCGGCACGCTTCATTTCAAGCGGTCGGGCAAGTCGCAGGCGTGGCGCCTGGTCGAGGGCGACAATCCCTGCGACGGCACCCAGGAGAAGGTCGATCTCGTCCAGGCAAAGCCCGCGGAAAAGAAGCAGGCCTCCACCCAGCCGCGTCGCGGCTAGGCCCGCAGCTTCTCGATCTCGCGGCGCGCGAGCTGGTCGGCACGCTCGTTCTCGGGATGACCGGCGTGCCCGCGCACCCATATCCAATCGATGCGATGCGAGGCGCGGGCGGCATCGAGGCGCTGCCACAGTTCGACGTTCTTCACCGGCTTCCTGTCGGCGGTGCGCCAGCCGTTCTTCTTCCAGCCGTGGATCCACTTGGTGACGCCGTCCTTCACGTAGGTACTGTCGGTGAAGAGCCTCACCCGGCACGGTCGTTTCAGCGCCTCGAGCCCCGAGATGGCGCCCATCAGCTCCATGCGGTTGTTGGTCGTCGCCGGATCGCCGCCCGAGATTGCGCGCTCGCGTTCGCCGATGCGCAGGATCGCCGCCCAGCCGCCGGGACCGGGATTGCCGCTGCAGGCGCCGTCGGTGAAGATCTCGACCTCGGGATGGCCGGTCACAGCCCGTAGTCGGCCAGTGAAGCCGCCCCGCGATGGAACCGGAGCTTGACGAGGTACTCGTTGGGGTCCTTGCGCTTGACCAGGGCGTCGGCCGGTGTGTGCGTCCAGTCGTAGAGGCGTGTCAGCAGGAAGCGCAGCGCCGAGCCGCGGGCAAGCAGCGGCAGCGTGCGGCGCTCGTCGTCGTTCAGGGGCCGCACCCGGTCGTAGGCCTGCAGCAGGGCGCGGGCCTTGGTCGCGTTGAAGGAATTGTCGCTCTCGAAGCACCAGGCGTTGACGCAGATCGCCACGTCGTAGGCGAGGAAGTCGTTGCAGGCGAAGTAGAAGTCGATGATCCCCGACAGCTTGTCGTGCAGGAAGAAGACGTTGTCGTTGAAGAGATCGGCGTGGATCACGCCGGCCGGCAGGTCGGTCGGCCAGCGCTTCTCGAACAGGTCGATCTCGGCGGCGAGTTCCGCGTCCAATCCGCGGTCGATGTGGCCGCGACAGCCGTCGTAGAGCGGGCGCCAGCCCGCGACCGACAAAGCGTTGGGCCGCTTGAGAGCGAAGTCGCGGCCAGCGAGGTGAAGCGCGGCCAGCGCCTCGCCCACCTGCGCGCAATGCCGCACCGTCATGCGGCGTGGCCACATGCCCTGCAGGAACGTCGTGATGGCGGCCGGCCTGCCGGCCAGCTGGCGCAGCGCGTTGCCGTCCCGGCCGTGGATCGGCCGCGGGCAGTCGATGCCGCGTCCCGCGAGATGGTCCATCAGGCCGAGGAAGAACGGCAGGTCGCGCGGCTCGACGCGCTTCTCGTAGAGCGTGACCATGTACCGGCCCCGGCTCGTCGCCAGCACGTAGTTGGTGTTCTCCACGCCCTCGGCGATGCCCTTGAACGATTCGGCCTCGCCGATGTCGTATTCGCCGAGAAACGCCTCGAGTTCCCCGTCGCTGACCTCCGTGTAGACCGCCATCAGGCCACCAGCACGCGCGGCAGCTTGAACACCACGCTCTCCTCGGTCGTGCGGAGCTCCTCGACCGAGACGTCGTAGCGCGCGCGGCAGGCCTCTATCAGTTCGTCGACCAGCAGTTCCGGCGCCGAGGCGCCCGCAGTGACGCCGAGCCGCTGCGCGTCACCCAGCCACTGCCAGTCCATGTCGGCCGCCCGCTGCACCAGTCGCGCCCGCGGGCAGCCGTAGTTGGCGGCGACCTCGACCAGACGCATGGAGTTGGACGAATTCGGCGCGCCGATCACGACCAGCGCGTCGCATTGCCCGGCGATCGCCTTCACGGCGGCCTGGCGATTGGTCGTGGCGTAGCAGATGTCCTCCATCTTGGGGCCCTGGATCGCCGGGAAGCGGCGGCGCAGCGCCGCCACGATCTCGATCGTGTCGTCGACCGAGAGCGTGGTCTGGGTGGCGTAGGCGAGCTTCTCGGCGTCGTCGACCCGCAGCGTTTCGGCCTGCGCCACGTCCTCGACCAGCAGCACCGAGCCCTGCGGCAGCTGGCCCATCGTGCCGATCACCTCGGGATGGCCGGCATGGCCGATCAGCACGACCGTGCGACCGGCGTCGTGATGGCGCTCGGCTTCGCGATGGACCTTGGAGACCAGCGGGCAGGTCGCGTCGACATAGAGCAGCTTGCGGCGACCGGCCTCGGCCGGCACCGATTTGGGCACGCCGTGTGCGGAGAAGACCACCGGCCGGTCGTCGGGGACCTCGTCGAGCTCGTCGACGAACACCGCGCCCTTGGCCTCGAGACTCTCGACGACGAAGCGATTGTGCACGATCTCATGGCGGACATAGACCGGGCGGCCGTACCGCTCGATGGCGCGTTCGACGATCTGGATGGCACGATCGACGCCGGCGCAGAAGCCGCGCGGGCTGGCGAGCAGGATCGTGAGCTTCTTCTTCGGGTCGGTCATGAGAAAACGGCGGATCGGCCGATGGCCGCGCTTGCTTGCAGGCTCGCGGACCATTGCCTAGAGTCGCGCGACAAAGCAACGAGGAAAGCACTATGACGGGACCGGTCGTCGCCGCCAGGGCGCCCGCCAAGGTGGCGCTGGAAGCGGGCAAGGACTACTGGTGGTGCGCCTGCGGCCGGAGCGCGAACCAGCCGTTCTGCGACGGCAGCCACAAGGGCAGCGGTTTCGCGCCGATCAAGTACACGGCGCCCAAGTCGGGAGATTATTGGTTGTGTCAGTGCAAGCATTCCAGCAAGAAGCCGTTGTGCGACGGCACTCACAAATCGCTCGCATGACCCCTTCGAAGCCCGCCGGTCTC
This genomic interval carries:
- the rnhA gene encoding ribonuclease HI, whose translation is MTGHPEVEIFTDGACSGNPGPGGWAAILRIGERERAISGGDPATTNNRMELMGAISGLEALKRPCRVRLFTDSTYVKDGVTKWIHGWKKNGWRTADRKPVKNVELWQRLDAARASHRIDWIWVRGHAGHPENERADQLARREIEKLRA
- a CDS encoding homoserine kinase; translated protein: MAVYTEVSDGELEAFLGEYDIGEAESFKGIAEGVENTNYVLATSRGRYMVTLYEKRVEPRDLPFFLGLMDHLAGRGIDCPRPIHGRDGNALRQLAGRPAAITTFLQGMWPRRMTVRHCAQVGEALAALHLAGRDFALKRPNALSVAGWRPLYDGCRGHIDRGLDAELAAEIDLFEKRWPTDLPAGVIHADLFNDNVFFLHDKLSGIIDFYFACNDFLAYDVAICVNAWCFESDNSFNATKARALLQAYDRVRPLNDDERRTLPLLARGSALRFLLTRLYDWTHTPADALVKRKDPNEYLVKLRFHRGAASLADYGL
- the ispH gene encoding 4-hydroxy-3-methylbut-2-enyl diphosphate reductase, with product MTDPKKKLTILLASPRGFCAGVDRAIQIVERAIERYGRPVYVRHEIVHNRFVVESLEAKGAVFVDELDEVPDDRPVVFSAHGVPKSVPAEAGRRKLLYVDATCPLVSKVHREAERHHDAGRTVVLIGHAGHPEVIGTMGQLPQGSVLLVEDVAQAETLRVDDAEKLAYATQTTLSVDDTIEIVAALRRRFPAIQGPKMEDICYATTNRQAAVKAIAGQCDALVVIGAPNSSNSMRLVEVAANYGCPRARLVQRAADMDWQWLGDAQRLGVTAGASAPELLVDELIEACRARYDVSVEELRTTEESVVFKLPRVLVA
- a CDS encoding CDGSH iron-sulfur domain-containing protein, producing the protein MTGPVVAARAPAKVALEAGKDYWWCACGRSANQPFCDGSHKGSGFAPIKYTAPKSGDYWLCQCKHSSKKPLCDGTHKSLA